In Arvicola amphibius chromosome 1, mArvAmp1.2, whole genome shotgun sequence, one DNA window encodes the following:
- the Zfyve27 gene encoding protrudin isoform X2, translating to MQTADRDPSGTEVSPGVMPEVLSECPPAPTKSTAFDLFNLVLSYKRLEIYLEPLKDAGDGVRYLLSLIQLEAFLTRLCCTCESAYRVLHWENPMVSSQFYGALLGMVCMLYLLPLCWVLALLNSTLFLGNVEFFRVVSEYRACLQRRMNPKQEEYACENSALQDAGGRSTLLDSTPAPTPTEDLTPGSVEEAEEAEPDEEFKDAIEEDDEGTPCPAEDELALQDNGFLSKNEVLRSKVSRLTERLRKRYPTNSFGNCAGCAATFSVLKKRRSCSNCGNSFCSRCCSFKVPKSSMGATAPEAQRETVFVCASCNQTLSK from the exons ATGCAGACAGCAGATCGGGACCCGAGTGGGACAGAGGTGAGCCCCGGCGTGATGCCTGAAGTTCTCTCTGAGTGTCCACCCGCCCCTACCAAGTCGACAGCGTTTGATCTTTTCAACCTGGTTCTGTCCTATAAGAGGCTGGAGATCTACCTGGAACCTCTGAAGGATGCAGGTGATGGCGTTCGATACTTGCTAAG CTTGATCCAGTTGGAAGCCTTCCTGACCCGCCTGTGCTGTACCTGTGAATCAGCCTACCGTGTACTACACTGGGAGAACCCCATGGTGTCCTCACA GTTCTATGGCGCTCTTCTGGGCATGGTGTGCATGCTCTACCTGCTGCCCCTCTGCTGGGTCCTTGCCCTTTTAAACAGCACGCTCTTTCTGGGAAACGTGGAATTCTTCCGAG TGGTGTCTGAGTATAGGGCTTGTCTGCAGCGGCGGATGAACCCCAAGCAGGAAGAGTACGCCTGTGAGAACTCAGCCCTGCAGGACGCCGGGGGACGGAGCACTCTGCTGGACAGCACTCCCGCCCCAACACCCACAGAG GACCTCACGCCAGGCAGTGTGGAAGAGGCTGAGGAGGCTGAGCCAGACGAAGAGTTCAAAGATGCAATTGAG GAGGATGATGAAGGTACCCCGTGCCCAGCAGAGGATGAGCTGGCCCTGCAGGACAACGGGTTCCTCAGCAAGAACGAGGTGCTGCGCAGCAAAGTGTCTCGACTCACAGAACGGCTCCGCAAGCGTTACCCCACCAACAGCTTTG GGAACTGTGCAGGCTGTGCCGCCACTTTCTCGGTGCTGAAGAAGAGG CGGAGCTGCAGCAACTGTGGGAACAGCTTCTGCTCTCGGTGCTGCTCCTTCAAGGTGCCCAAGTCCTCCATGGGGGCCACAG ctcctgaagcccagagagagactgtgtttgtgtgtgcctccTGTAATCAGACCTTGAGCAAGTGA
- the Zfyve27 gene encoding protrudin isoform X1 has protein sequence MQTADRDPSGTEVSPGVMPEVLSECPPAPTKSTAFDLFNLVLSYKRLEIYLEPLKDAGDGVRYLLRWQMPLCSLMTCLGLNILFLTLNEGAWYSMGALMISVPALLGYLQEMCRAQLPESELMRRKYHSVRQEDLQRVRLSRPEAVAEVKSFLIQLEAFLTRLCCTCESAYRVLHWENPMVSSQFYGALLGMVCMLYLLPLCWVLALLNSTLFLGNVEFFRVVSEYRACLQRRMNPKQEEYACENSALQDAGGRSTLLDSTPAPTPTEDLTPGSVEEAEEAEPDEEFKDAIEEDDEGTPCPAEDELALQDNGFLSKNEVLRSKVSRLTERLRKRYPTNSFGNCAGCAATFSVLKKRRSCSNCGNSFCSRCCSFKVPKSSMGATAPEAQRETVFVCASCNQTLSKDRIWSSQVPRGACT, from the exons ATGCAGACAGCAGATCGGGACCCGAGTGGGACAGAGGTGAGCCCCGGCGTGATGCCTGAAGTTCTCTCTGAGTGTCCACCCGCCCCTACCAAGTCGACAGCGTTTGATCTTTTCAACCTGGTTCTGTCCTATAAGAGGCTGGAGATCTACCTGGAACCTCTGAAGGATGCAGGTGATGGCGTTCGATACTTGCTAAG GTGGCAGATGCCTTTGTGTTCCTTGATGACCTGCCTGGGCCTCAACATCTTGTTCCTCACTCTGAACGAGG GTGCCTGGTACTCCATGGGTGCCTTGATGATTTCGGTGCCCGCCCTACTGGGCTACCTTCAGGAGATGTGCCGGGCACAGCTGCCAGAGTCTGAGCTGATGCGGAGGAAGTACCACAGCGTAAGGCAGGAAGACCTACAGAGAGTTCGCCTTTCCCGCCCCGAGGCTGTGGCTGAGGTGAAGAGCTT CTTGATCCAGTTGGAAGCCTTCCTGACCCGCCTGTGCTGTACCTGTGAATCAGCCTACCGTGTACTACACTGGGAGAACCCCATGGTGTCCTCACA GTTCTATGGCGCTCTTCTGGGCATGGTGTGCATGCTCTACCTGCTGCCCCTCTGCTGGGTCCTTGCCCTTTTAAACAGCACGCTCTTTCTGGGAAACGTGGAATTCTTCCGAG TGGTGTCTGAGTATAGGGCTTGTCTGCAGCGGCGGATGAACCCCAAGCAGGAAGAGTACGCCTGTGAGAACTCAGCCCTGCAGGACGCCGGGGGACGGAGCACTCTGCTGGACAGCACTCCCGCCCCAACACCCACAGAG GACCTCACGCCAGGCAGTGTGGAAGAGGCTGAGGAGGCTGAGCCAGACGAAGAGTTCAAAGATGCAATTGAG GAGGATGATGAAGGTACCCCGTGCCCAGCAGAGGATGAGCTGGCCCTGCAGGACAACGGGTTCCTCAGCAAGAACGAGGTGCTGCGCAGCAAAGTGTCTCGACTCACAGAACGGCTCCGCAAGCGTTACCCCACCAACAGCTTTG GGAACTGTGCAGGCTGTGCCGCCACTTTCTCGGTGCTGAAGAAGAGG CGGAGCTGCAGCAACTGTGGGAACAGCTTCTGCTCTCGGTGCTGCTCCTTCAAGGTGCCCAAGTCCTCCATGGGGGCCACAG ctcctgaagcccagagagagactgtgtttgtgtgtgcctccTGTAATCAGACCTTGAGCAA AGACAGAATTTGGAGTTCCCAAGTGCCCAGAGGAGCGTGTACATGA